From a region of the Nonlabens dokdonensis DSW-6 genome:
- a CDS encoding cell division ATP-binding protein FtsE, with translation MSDNVLSLSKVDVFQKDNLILKNVNLEIGKGEFVYLIGKTGSGKSSLMKTLYGDIPLKKGDGTIVDFDLARLREKEIPYLRRKLGVVFQDFKLLTDRTINDNLKFVLKATGWKGKKEMMTRIEEVLDKVGMKTKGFKFPHELSGGEQQRVAIARALLNEPELIIADEPTGNLDPQTSVEIMEVLQQINKNGNTILMATHDYALILKYPSKTLKCDDGEIFEVVQKAV, from the coding sequence ATGTCTGATAACGTTTTATCATTAAGTAAAGTAGATGTCTTCCAGAAAGATAACTTAATCTTGAAGAATGTCAATCTTGAGATAGGCAAAGGAGAATTTGTCTATTTAATTGGAAAAACCGGTAGCGGTAAGAGCTCCTTGATGAAGACTTTATATGGCGATATACCATTAAAAAAAGGTGATGGAACTATAGTTGATTTTGATTTAGCTCGCTTGCGCGAAAAAGAAATTCCTTACCTAAGACGTAAGCTAGGCGTCGTTTTTCAGGATTTTAAATTATTGACTGACCGTACAATCAATGATAATTTAAAATTTGTTCTCAAAGCAACTGGATGGAAAGGTAAAAAGGAGATGATGACACGCATAGAAGAAGTTCTTGATAAAGTAGGAATGAAAACTAAAGGGTTTAAGTTCCCTCATGAACTTTCTGGTGGCGAGCAACAACGTGTCGCTATTGCTAGAGCATTACTCAATGAGCCTGAATTAATTATTGCCGATGAGCCTACTGGTAACCTTGATCCACAAACTAGCGTTGAAATCATGGAAGTCTTGCAGCAAATAAACAAAAACGGTAATACCATTTTAATGGCTACTCATGATTATGCCTTGATTCTTAAATACCCATCTAAAACATTAAAGTGCGATGATGGTGAAATATTTGAAGTAGTTCAAAAAGCCGTTTGA
- a CDS encoding glycosyltransferase translates to MHIVSFDIPYPVNYGGVIDVFHKIKSLYEKGIQITLHCWQYGDRKPEEKLEQYCKQVFYYQRKIGFYGLSTTLPYIVYSRRDKLLLERLQQDTAPILFEGLHTCYYLNHESLKNRHKMVRCHNIEHEYYEKLAQHSSRVKKIYFNKESDLLRKYEPILKNAQTLFTISDDDQFYFENNFRDVEVIKINAFHTDDKVSSQKGEGNYCLFHGSLNVSENDHSARYLVEHIFSEIDQPLIIAGKDPSFELQKICSKKKHVTLISNPSWEELNDLILNAQIHLMHASQKSGLKLKLLKALFSGRHVIANKKMATETRIAQHVTIATSQEEWIKAIKTLMKQSFTEQMLQERIQVCNDYSNEKSADLLIKSINY, encoded by the coding sequence TTGCACATAGTATCCTTTGATATTCCTTATCCGGTAAATTACGGTGGTGTCATCGATGTTTTTCATAAAATCAAATCATTATATGAAAAAGGCATTCAAATTACGCTTCACTGCTGGCAATATGGAGACAGAAAGCCAGAAGAAAAACTGGAACAATATTGTAAACAAGTATTTTATTATCAGCGTAAGATAGGTTTCTATGGGTTATCTACCACTTTACCTTATATCGTTTACTCTAGGAGAGATAAACTGTTGCTAGAGCGATTGCAACAAGATACCGCACCTATTTTATTTGAAGGCTTGCACACGTGCTATTATCTCAATCATGAATCGTTAAAAAATCGTCATAAAATGGTACGTTGTCATAATATAGAACATGAATATTATGAAAAGCTAGCGCAGCACAGCTCTAGAGTGAAAAAGATATATTTCAATAAAGAGAGTGATTTATTGAGAAAATACGAGCCTATACTCAAAAATGCACAAACGCTTTTTACCATATCAGACGATGATCAATTTTACTTTGAAAATAATTTTAGAGATGTAGAAGTAATTAAAATCAACGCCTTCCACACAGATGACAAAGTTTCAAGCCAGAAAGGTGAAGGAAATTATTGTTTATTTCACGGCAGCTTAAACGTTAGTGAAAACGATCACAGCGCAAGATACCTAGTAGAGCATATATTTTCTGAAATAGATCAGCCGTTAATTATCGCTGGTAAAGATCCATCTTTTGAACTTCAAAAGATATGTTCTAAAAAGAAACACGTCACTCTCATAAGCAATCCTAGTTGGGAAGAGCTCAATGACTTAATTCTCAATGCTCAAATTCATCTTATGCATGCCTCTCAAAAAAGCGGTTTAAAATTAAAACTGCTCAAAGCCTTGTTTTCTGGTAGACACGTTATAGCAAATAAAAAAATGGCTACTGAAACAAGAATAGCACAACACGTTACCATTGCTACGTCCCAAGAAGAATGGATAAAAGCTATCAAGACATTAATGAAACAATCTTTTACTGAACAAATGCTTCAGGAGAGAATACAAGTTTGTAATGATTACTCAAATGAGAAAAGTGCTGATTTACTAATAAAATCAATCAATTATTAA